One genomic region from Haloterrigena gelatinilytica encodes:
- a CDS encoding aldehyde dehydrogenase family protein, with protein MATESQPSGDRTDSISQRHQETAADVIPPNLKLYIGGDWVSSSAGETFETRDPTTGETLATVQAGTREDIDRAVEAAWTAYDETWSDYSAAERQRVLEEIAARVEENREAFARLETLDNGKPISEARIDMELVADHFRYFAGATRVNGGETIPSGDGQHVQTIREPYGVVGQIIPWNFPLLMAAWKLGPALAAGNCSVLKPAEETPLTVLKLMNEIDDVLPDGVVNVVTGFGPDAGEPLAKHPDIRKIAFTGSTEVGKQVMTQAAEHVHDITLELGGKSPLIIYPDADLEKAVATTITAIFYNTGECCSAGSRLFVHSDIKDEFLEELASTAEDLTVDDPLLEETTLGPKVTEEQAERTLEYIEEARDAGADFLTGGDVPDDEALAEGSFVSPTLIDDIDHDNRAVQEEIFGPVQEVFEWTDYETMIELANDVDYGLAAGIITNDITKAYETATDIEAGNVWINQYNAFPAGMPFGGYKQSGIGREVGYEALAEHYTQTKTINLALE; from the coding sequence ATGGCCACCGAATCGCAGCCGAGCGGCGACCGGACGGATAGTATCAGCCAGCGCCATCAGGAGACCGCAGCGGACGTCATTCCGCCGAATTTAAAACTGTATATCGGCGGCGATTGGGTCTCCAGTTCCGCCGGCGAAACGTTCGAAACGCGAGATCCGACGACGGGCGAGACGCTCGCGACGGTGCAAGCGGGCACCCGCGAGGACATCGATCGAGCGGTGGAAGCCGCCTGGACCGCCTACGACGAGACGTGGTCGGACTACTCGGCCGCCGAGCGCCAGCGCGTCCTCGAGGAGATCGCGGCCCGCGTCGAGGAGAACCGGGAGGCGTTCGCCCGCCTCGAGACCCTCGACAACGGGAAGCCGATCAGCGAGGCCAGAATCGACATGGAACTGGTCGCGGACCACTTCCGGTACTTCGCCGGGGCGACCCGCGTCAACGGCGGCGAGACGATCCCGAGCGGCGACGGGCAACACGTTCAGACGATCCGCGAGCCCTACGGCGTCGTCGGCCAGATCATCCCGTGGAACTTCCCGCTGTTGATGGCCGCTTGGAAGCTCGGCCCGGCGCTCGCCGCCGGCAACTGTTCGGTCCTCAAACCCGCCGAGGAAACCCCGCTCACGGTCCTCAAGCTCATGAACGAGATCGACGACGTCCTTCCGGACGGCGTCGTCAACGTCGTCACCGGATTCGGGCCCGACGCGGGCGAGCCGCTGGCGAAACATCCCGACATCCGAAAGATCGCCTTCACCGGATCGACCGAGGTCGGCAAGCAGGTGATGACCCAGGCCGCCGAGCACGTCCACGACATCACGCTCGAGCTGGGCGGGAAGAGCCCGCTGATCATCTATCCGGACGCGGATCTGGAGAAGGCGGTCGCCACGACGATCACGGCCATCTTCTACAACACCGGCGAGTGCTGTTCCGCGGGCTCGCGGCTGTTCGTTCACAGCGACATCAAAGACGAGTTCCTCGAGGAATTGGCGTCGACCGCCGAGGACCTCACCGTCGACGACCCGCTGTTGGAGGAGACGACGCTGGGGCCGAAAGTCACCGAAGAGCAGGCCGAACGCACGCTCGAGTACATCGAGGAGGCCCGCGACGCCGGCGCCGACTTCCTGACCGGCGGCGACGTGCCCGACGACGAGGCGCTCGCGGAGGGGAGTTTCGTCTCCCCGACGCTGATCGACGACATCGACCACGACAACCGCGCCGTCCAGGAGGAGATCTTCGGGCCCGTCCAGGAGGTGTTCGAGTGGACCGACTACGAGACGATGATCGAACTGGCCAACGACGTCGACTACGGCCTCGCGGCGGGTATCATCACGAACGACATTACGAAGGCCTACGAGACGGCGACGGATATCGAAGCGGGGAACGTCTGGATCAACCAGTACAACGCGTTCCCGGCCGGGATGCCCTTCGGCGGCTACAAACAGTCGGGAATCGGCCGCGAAGTCGGCTACGAGGCGCTGGCCGAACACTACACCCAGACGAAGACGATCAACCTCGCTCTCGAGTGA